ACATTACTAATAACGCCATTCAAAAAAGATTTGTCTTTGGATGAAGCAGGCTTGAAAATCCTGGTTCAAAAACAATTAGAAGCAGGAATTAACGGAATCGCTCCTCTGGGAGTAACAGGAGAAAACACTCTTTTAACAGATGAGGAAGTTAATCGAGTATTAGAAATAATCGTCAAAGAAGCAAAAGGAAAAGCCTTGATCGTTCCCGATCTTTGCGTGATGAGTTTGTGGAAAGCGATCGAGAGAACCAAGCGATTTAACGATCTGGGAGCAGACTATATTTGTGCTTATTCTCCCTTTTTCGTTCTTCCCAAACCGGATGGAGTGATCAAGTTTTATGAGCAGCTCGCAGATGCTTCGGAAATTCCGATCGTGATGCATAATGCGGAAGGAAGAACCGGTATTAACATGTCACCGGAAACAACAGCGAAACTTGCTCAACATCCGAATATTGCCGGGATAAAAGACGGGAACAAGAAACTCGATCATCTGGCAAAAGTTATCTATCTTACTAAAGATGAGGATTTTGATGTTTTTACCGGAAAAGATACGACAGCTTATCCACTTGTTTGTTTTGGAGGAAGTGGTTCTTTTACAGTTTCCGGAAATGTTGTTCCAAAAGTTATGAAGGATATGCTTGAGTTTGCTTTCAATGGAGAACTGGAAAAAGCAAAGAAATTACATCTCGATTATTATGACTTATTTGAAGCGATTCGTTTTGAAACAAATCCGATGGCTGCCAAAAAAGCCTTGAATTTGATGAATCTTCCTGCCGGAAGTTTGAGATTACCACTTACTGAACTTAGTGAAGCGAAGACGGAAAAATTAAGATTTATAATGAAAAAGAGAGGATTAATTTGAGAGAAATCCATCTTAGAGCCCCAGCAACAACTGCTAATGTTGGTCCTGGTTATGATATCTTTGCTATAGCTTTGGAAGAACCTTATGATGAGATAAAACTCAAACTTAATGATTCAGGAAAAATTAAAATTAAGTTATCTGGTGAAAAGCAGGATATTCCCTTAAATCCAAACGATAACACAGCCGGAATTGCCATTCAGGAACTTCTTAAAAGAAAAAAGATCAGGCAGGGAATAGATCTTCAAATCATCAAAAAAATGCCTTCCGGATGCGGTTTGGGAACGACAGGAGCGTCTGCTTCAGCCTGCGTTTCTGGTTTGAATAAAATCCTGGATCTAGACATTTCCAATAATGAGATGATAGATATTGCTCGTTTTGGTGAAGTTGCCTCCGGAGGTTTTCCGCACGCTGATAATGTCGCAGCTGCTCTCTTAGGTGGCTTTATTCTGGTCAAAAGTTATGATCCGATCAATGTTCTGAAACTGAATATACCGGAGTTTCCGGTCGTGCTTGCGGTTATTAGAAAAAGCCAGCGAACAACGAGAGGATTCATTTCATACGATATTGGAGAATCCAAACTA
This genomic interval from Candidatus Cloacimonadota bacterium contains the following:
- a CDS encoding homoserine kinase — translated: MKIYNEKERINLREIHLRAPATTANVGPGYDIFAIALEEPYDEIKLKLNDSGKIKIKLSGEKQDIPLNPNDNTAGIAIQELLKRKKIRQGIDLQIIKKMPSGCGLGTTGASASACVSGLNKILDLDISNNEMIDIARFGEVASGGFPHADNVAAALLGGFILVKSYDPINVLKLNIPEFPVVLAVIRKSQRTTRGFISYDIGESKLKEQIAHCSAVINSIYTRNIEEFGKAINMDYVAEPVRSAAIPNYYRIKDELLDYGAFGVNISGGGSSVFAICMENQINKIAQIMEKELSGNPNFIKIIKTKVSNLGVTEIS
- the dapA gene encoding 4-hydroxy-tetrahydrodipicolinate synthase, whose amino-acid sequence is MQKGAYTLLITPFKKDLSLDEAGLKILVQKQLEAGINGIAPLGVTGENTLLTDEEVNRVLEIIVKEAKGKALIVPDLCVMSLWKAIERTKRFNDLGADYICAYSPFFVLPKPDGVIKFYEQLADASEIPIVMHNAEGRTGINMSPETTAKLAQHPNIAGIKDGNKKLDHLAKVIYLTKDEDFDVFTGKDTTAYPLVCFGGSGSFTVSGNVVPKVMKDMLEFAFNGELEKAKKLHLDYYDLFEAIRFETNPMAAKKALNLMNLPAGSLRLPLTELSEAKTEKLRFIMKKRGLI